DNA sequence from the Sinomonas terrae genome:
CTCCTCGTTGCGCTCACCCAGGCCGAAGGTGTCTCGATCGTCCACGAGACGGTGTACGAGAATCGGTTCGGCTTCACCGAGGCGCTGCGGCGGATGGACGCGACGATCCAAGTCCACCGAGAGTGCCTCGGGAGCGTCCCTTGCCGCTTCGGGCAGCGGAACTTCCTGCATTCCGCCGTTGTTTCCGGGCCCGCAAGCCTGCATGGCGCCGACTTCAACGTGCCGGACCTGCGGGGCGGATTCAGCCACCTCATCGCTGCTTTGGCAGCTCAGGGCACGTCCCGGGCGACGGGCGTGGATGTCATCAGGCGCGGCTACGAGCACTTCACGGAGAAGCTCGAATCGCTCGGCGCGGACTTTGACTTCTCGGAGGGTGCTGCGTGAGCCGAAGGGCGGTCTCAGAGACCATGAGCGAGCGCGTCGCTTTCGCGTTCGCGGGTGCAGTGGTCCGGCCGATCATGAACGCGATCATGGGCAGGACCTGGCTCCACACCGAGCGGCTCCCAGAGGGCGGCTTCATCGCGTGCCCCAACCACTGCACCGAGATCGATCCGCTCGTCGTCGGGCATATGCTCTACAACCAAGGCAGGCCGCCGCACTTCCTCGCGAAGGCCGGGCTCTTCAAGCCGCCGGTGCTCAAGCAGGTCATGCAGGGCTCGAAGCAGATACCTGTCGATCGCAGCGGCGCCGGTGCTGGAAAGTCGCTCGAGGTCGCGCGTGAGGTGCTCGACGAGGGCGGCGCCATCCTCATCTACCCGGAGGGCACGCTCACCCGCGACCCTGACCTCTGGCCTATGAAGGGCCATACGGGTGCCGCTCGGCTCGCGCTCAAGACCGGGGCGCCCGTCGTCCCGATCGCTCACTGGGGGGCTCAGGAAGTATTCCCGCGCTACGCCAAGCGCGTCTACGTCTGGCCTCGCAAGCGTGTGCGAGTGATCGTGGGAGAACCCGTCGACCTGAGCGAGTTCGAGGGACGCCCGCTCGACAAGTCGACGCTCGTCGCGGCGACGGACAAGATCATGGCCGCGATCACGGCTCTTCTGGCGGAACTTCGCGGGGAAGAGCCGCCTGCGCAGCGGTGGGACCCCTCGGCGCACCAGCAGAGCCTGCACGGGCGCGACGTCGATCGCGGGACTCCCCGGACGCGGGACGCCGCAGCGAACGACGGCGGGATCCCCGCGTGAGCGCTGGACTCGCCGACGGCGAAGCGTCGCCAGCGGACGAGGCCGCCGAGGACATCACCGACGTCGCGGTCTTCGGCGCCGGGAGCTGGGGAACGACTTTTGCGAAGGTCCTCGCCGACGCGGCCGCGGCGCACGGGGTTCAGCGCAGCATCCGGGTTTGGGGACGGAACCCGGAGACTATCGCGGACATCAACCGCCGCCGAAACGGTCGCTATCTCGGCGACATCGAACTGCCCGAAGGCATCAGCGCGACGACGGACCCTTCCGCGGCCCTCAGAGGGGCGCAGCTCGTCGTCTTCGCAGTCCCCGCCCAGTCGCTTCGGGCGCAGCTCGAGCAGTGGCGTGGCCTCATTCCCGCCAATGCCGTCGTGATGTCCCTCATGAAGGGACTCGAGGTCGGAACGGATCTGCGCATGACGGAGGTGATCGCCGAGGTCACCGGGATCTCCCCGGATCGCATCGCAGTGCTCTCGGGACCGAACCTCGCGATGGAGATCGCCCGCAGGGAGCCCACCGCCTCGGTGGTCGCATGCGCCGACGAGCAACTTGCCCGCCGCATCGCGCAGGTGTGCACGGCCCCGTACTTCCGCCCCTACACGTCGAACGACGTGGTGGGCGCGGAGATCGGGGGCATCGTCAAGAACGTGATCGCGCTGTGCGTCGGCATCTGCGAGGGCAAGGGCATGGGCGACAATACGAAGGCCTCCGTCATGACGCGAGGCCTCGCCGAGACGACCCGTCTCGCCGTCGCCCTCGGCGCGGACCCCCACACGCTCGCCGGGCTTGCCGGGCTCGGCGACCTCGTGGCGACGTGCGCGTCCAAGCTCTCGCGCAACCACACGGCCGGGACCCTCCTCGGCCAAGGCTTCAGCGTCGATGAACTAGGGAGTCACATGACCCAGATCGCCGAGGGCATCAAGTCCGCCCCTGCCGTGCGCGAACTCGCCCGGCGCGTCGGCGTCGAGATGCC
Encoded proteins:
- a CDS encoding lysophospholipid acyltransferase family protein, whose amino-acid sequence is MSERVAFAFAGAVVRPIMNAIMGRTWLHTERLPEGGFIACPNHCTEIDPLVVGHMLYNQGRPPHFLAKAGLFKPPVLKQVMQGSKQIPVDRSGAGAGKSLEVAREVLDEGGAILIYPEGTLTRDPDLWPMKGHTGAARLALKTGAPVVPIAHWGAQEVFPRYAKRVYVWPRKRVRVIVGEPVDLSEFEGRPLDKSTLVAATDKIMAAITALLAELRGEEPPAQRWDPSAHQQSLHGRDVDRGTPRTRDAAANDGGIPA
- a CDS encoding NAD(P)H-dependent glycerol-3-phosphate dehydrogenase — encoded protein: MTDVAVFGAGSWGTTFAKVLADAAAAHGVQRSIRVWGRNPETIADINRRRNGRYLGDIELPEGISATTDPSAALRGAQLVVFAVPAQSLRAQLEQWRGLIPANAVVMSLMKGLEVGTDLRMTEVIAEVTGISPDRIAVLSGPNLAMEIARREPTASVVACADEQLARRIAQVCTAPYFRPYTSNDVVGAEIGGIVKNVIALCVGICEGKGMGDNTKASVMTRGLAETTRLAVALGADPHTLAGLAGLGDLVATCASKLSRNHTAGTLLGQGFSVDELGSHMTQIAEGIKSAPAVRELARRVGVEMPITEAVVGVLAGRVDVDQLESLLLARELKSEGE